The DNA window AAAATTTTACCAAAACTGTGACAGTCCAAAAGGAACAAAGTTTTCAATATTGTACATTCTGACTATGCAGCAACTCTACCACAGCAGACACAACTGCCTTTCCCTCGCTGGAGATGTCCAATCCTGGGTTGTCAATCTTCCTGTTCAAAAGCTTGTCAAGTTCACCACGCAGTTTCTGCAAAAAGCCACAACGAAAGACAAATATTCAGAACATTGTTTTCACTATCCAAATAAAATAGTGTAGGAGCAACTACCGTCCTCTAGAAGTGATGGTTTAACATAAGATCTCGAGAGCCATTACCCGAATCAATTCTAAAACACTCTTTGATGCAGAGAAATGAAGGTAACCTCCAAGCATCTCAATGCCCTCCCCGGTCTTGCTAGGGATAAGACTACCACCAAATAGAAGTAGAGCATAATCTGATAAATTCGTAGAGTCTCGGATGTAAATGCTGGTTGTCTTCACCTTTTCACTATAAACCATGTAAGGGAGAGGGAATAAATGAACCCCAGCATTGACTGATGCAGGATGGATATCAACTTTACCGACTTCCTTAGTATAGAATGCTGTCCGCTTTCCTCTTCTTTTACACTGAACGACATTCGGATAGAGCCCAGCACACAGGACCGCACACACCATCTCCAAGTCATGGCTGTATTGATTGTAAGCCTGCCCGCACGCACATGTTATATTTAGTTATTGCACATCATCCAAGTGAACTAAAAGTTAGAGCtgaaaactgaaaatcaattttaaACTTGtcaatttttatgtaaaatttgttCCATATTGTCTTGTAATTAGGAAAAAGAGCAGCAAATAAACAGAACATAAAACGATTAACAAACGAGCCCTTAAAGGAGCTTACATTAGCACCCCTGGATTTGTCAAGAAAGCCAATATTTGATAATAGATCAAGAAACTGGATCCTCATATCTTCCATCATCTGCAATGTTACAGGGGATAAAAAGTTCTCCCAGCAGAACGACTTTCCTTCTCCCGCTCCATTTTGTTTTGCATCTTTCCATCCTTCAAAAGCTTTCACAAGAGCTATGTGATCActgcaagaaaataaataaacagataCAATAATATAGAGGAAAGCTCAACCTTGTAACACTCAGCAATATGCCTCAGTTTAATGAGCTGTACCTGAAAGAATCACCCGCAAAGGACCTCTTTGCAGCATCAGCATCCTCTTTCCTATTTATTGGTAGTACAAATGGGTCACGATGAGCGAGAGCAGCTGCAATTGTTAAAGCAGGATTGAGGCATTGAAATATAGAACCCATTAAAAGCATCTTCCCAATGTTTGGATCCAATGGTAGAGTGCAAAGATGGCGACCTGTTACGTAAGATATTTGGTCAACTACCAGAGCAGATATTCAGTAGAGACATAAGTTGCATAAAGTGATACATACCAAGCGGGGTAAGCTCCTCTGTGTCATCTAAAGCTCCAATGGTTTTGAGAAGTTCAATTGCATTTTGAACTGCAAGAGAATCTGGTGGCTGAAGTGCCTTTGCCAAAAATGACCCAACAGCTCCAAGTTGCAAACTTTTGATGTGGAGGCATAGCTCTTGCAAAGGCGTCCGGAGGATTTCAGGTAATTGATATTGGAGCATTGCATCATGGATCATTTTCGGATATAGTCTGTAACAAACTCCAGGTTGCacacggccagcacgccctcgcCTCTGAAATCATTGCACCATAGCAATAAAATTAATGCTCATTTAGCCAAACATAAAATGGCTCCGGCTTGGTCTCAGCGAGTCCAAAATACAGGCAAAGCCTCATATTCTCTTACTTCTGCTAGTAAATTATACCTGATGTGCTGAAGCCTTTGAAATCCATGAAGGTAATAGACAAGCCAACTTGTTTAAAGCATCATAACTGGTTTCCTTTGCCTTTCCGCAGTCTATGACATACACAACATCATCTATGGTGATACTACTCTCGGCTATGTTTGTTGCTAGCACAATTTTTCTGAAAACATAAATACAAGGAAATTTAATATTTGGAAAACAGGTGAAGTAAACAAGATTAAGGAGGTCTTAATAAAATATA is part of the Malus domestica chromosome 12, GDT2T_hap1 genome and encodes:
- the LOC103449624 gene encoding DExH-box ATP-dependent RNA helicase DExH1 isoform X2; protein product: MSTETANRVGSLLHSSPSQGEISVSGPSGSGQGNRQTSASVITSKPVAQLEPDNVNEKEKLSLQLKEKQEKMKVSNSLKAMQSFREKLPAFKMKSEFLKAVSENQVLVVSGETGCGKTTQLPQFILEDEISRLHGADCNIICTQPRRISAVSVAARISSERGENLGETVGYQIRLESKRTAQTRLLFCTTGVLLRQLVQDPELTGVSHLLVDEIHERGMNEDFLLIILRDLLPRRPDLRLILMSATINADLFSKYFGNSPTIHIPGLTFPVAELFLEDILEKTRYAVKSEYDNFEGGNSRRRRQQDSKKDPLTELFEDADIDVQFKNYSTATRKSLEAWSGSQLDLGLVEATIEHICRNERDGAILVFLTGWDDISKLLDKIKGNRFLGDPTKYMVLPLHGSMPTVNQREIFDRPPPNKRKIVLATNIAESSITIDDVVYVIDCGKAKETSYDALNKLACLLPSWISKASAHQRRGRAGRVQPGVCYRLYPKMIHDAMLQYQLPEILRTPLQELCLHIKSLQLGAVGSFLAKALQPPDSLAVQNAIELLKTIGALDDTEELTPLGRHLCTLPLDPNIGKMLLMGSIFQCLNPALTIAAALAHRDPFVLPINRKEDADAAKRSFAGDSFSDHIALVKAFEGWKDAKQNGAGEGKSFCWENFLSPVTLQMMEDMRIQFLDLLSNIGFLDKSRGANAYNQYSHDLEMVCAVLCAGLYPNVVQCKRRGKRTAFYTKEVGKVDIHPASVNAGVHLFPLPYMVYSEKVKTTSIYIRDSTNLSDYALLLFGGSLIPSKTGEGIEMLGGYLHFSASKSVLELIRKLRGELDKLLNRKIDNPGLDISSEGKAVVSAVVELLHSQNVQY